A portion of the Cryptomeria japonica chromosome 5, Sugi_1.0, whole genome shotgun sequence genome contains these proteins:
- the LOC131076625 gene encoding wall-associated receptor kinase 2: MVVMIEWPVLLKQKMLLQTQMHCGVLVRFLICASLVGFGAAKCVPEKCGSMNVSYPFWIYNSHCGHPGFHINCTKNGDTGMASPYFTAFLSNSNVSSSFYSVWGIIDALKIIEIDYKGHLIINSSSIIAQSCNDDQNNVTRNYFELSSGGPFTLSNSNRLVVIGNQTYGSYSFGKLGEARCVTIPQSDKPYCRYGCCEINLPNNLPWINFTGGGVFRLLNNNSTMCGFSTIMDPSTIMGSFTFTKMNASSRTDISRIVDLIWREGENGSYGLRLNWGIGLQKCSSAKSMADYSCSIHAECNDAPSGKGYVCKCLPGYRGNGYSNGTDCTDINECSQTNSNVCVGAEQGGICHNLAGSYNCSCIKGYVGDGFTNGTGCKSTSSNQLLFPTIIGSVSSFVFFCLIVSLSVWWLKKRHLKLVEAKYYQLLQQHIASTVGRESLRIFSAKEMSRASNNYSSEMVLGSGGFGTVFKGILLEGTLVAIKKSKQALNLEDNHEFLNEVTILSQINHRNIVKLLGCCIQTKFPLLVSEFVSNGTLYEHLHSKDGFLSWASRLQIAIETGEALAYLHSGASQPIFHRDVKSSNILLNERFSPKVADFGISRLISTSNNTHVTTNIIGTTGYLDPEYFQTYQLTDKSDVYSFGVVLVELLTSLKPISVERGSEEMSLSSLFLSRLNHNRLTEILDRKFLEEENVQQMEDMERIARECLHLKRRKRPSMKEVVEELVWIRGGARKKIFHDRVKCDNAIFEERSISREAPQRSYEFRSYTFPSTTGSTLEEPFAEQVQMPILTK, from the exons ATGGTTGTGATGATTGAGTGGCCGGTTTTGCTCAAACAGAAAATGTTGTTGCAAACGCAAATGCATTGCGGAGTTTTGGTTCGTTTTCTAATTTGTGCCAGTTTGGTGGGCTTTGGTGCTGCCAAATGTGTTCCTGAGAAGTGTGGATCGATGAATGTCAGTTACCCTTTCTGGATTTACAATTCCCATTGTGGACACCCTGGCTTTCATATCAATTGCACCAAGAATGGAGATACTGGGATGGCCTCTCCATACTTTACTGCATTTCTAAGTAATTCTAATGTTTCTTCAAGTTTTTATTCAGTTTGGGGAATTATTGATGCTTTGAAGATTATAGAGATCGATTATAAGGGTCATCTCATCATAAATTCTTCTTCTATCATTGCCCAATCGTGTAACGATGATCAAAACAATGTTACAAGAAACTACTTTGAGCTATCTTCAGGTGGACCTTTTACTCTTTCCAACTCTAATAGGTTGGTAGTTATCGGCAACCAAACGTACGGTAGCTACAGTTTTGGGAAATTGGGAGAGGCGAGATGTGTAACAATCCCTCAAAGTGATAAACCATATTGCCGCTATGGCTGTTGCGAAATCAACCTTCCAAATAATTTACCATGGATAAATTTCACTGGCGGAGGTGTGTTCCGTTTGCTTAACAATAATAGTACTATGTGTGGCTTCTCCACCATAATGGACCCCTCCACAATAATGGGCTCTTTCACCTTCACTAAAATGAATGCCTCCAGCAGAACGGACATCTCCAGAATAGTGGACCTAATTTGGAGAGAAGGCGAGAACGGTTCTTATGGTCTCCGCCTCAACTGGGGTATCGGCCTTCAGAAGTGCTCCTCGGCTAAATCAATGGCCGATTATTCTTGTTCCATCCATGCAGAATGCAACGACGCGCCTTCGGGAAAAGGGTACGTATGCAAATGTCTCCCTGGATATCGTGGAAATGGTTATTCCAATGGCACTGATTGCACAG ATATAAACGAATGTAGTCAAACAAACTCGAACGTCTGCGTTGGAGCAGAGCAAGGGGGAATATGCCATAATTTGGCAGGTTCCTACAACTGCTCATGTATAAAAGGATATGTGGGAGATGGTTTTACAAATGGGACAGGATGCAAGTCCACAAGTTCAAATCAACTTCTCTTTCCTACAATCATAG GATCCGTCTCTTCGTTTGTGTTTTTCTGTTTAATAGTGTCGCTTTCGGTTTGGTGGCTAAAGAAACGTCACTTGAAACTTGTGGAGGCCAAGTATTATCAGCTGTTGCAGCAACACATAGCTTCTACGGTGGGGAGAGAAAGCCTGAGAATTTTTTCTGCCAAAGAAATGTCAAGAGCTTCTAATAATTATTCAAGTGAAATGGTATTGGGGAGTGGTGGCTTTGGAACTGTGTTCAAAGGAATTCTGTTAGAAGGTACTCTTGTGGCCATTAAAAAGTCCAAGCAAGCTTTAAATCTAGAGGATAACCACGAGTTTCTTAATGAAGTTACAATTCTCTCCCAAATAAATCACAGAAATATAGTGAAATTGTTAGGCTGCTGCATCCAAACTAAATTCCCTTTGTTGGTGTCTGAATTCGTTTCGAATGGAACACTCTATGAACATTTACATTCCAAAGATGGGTTCTTGTCTTGGGCGTCACGTCTGCAGATTGCAATCGAGACGGGGGAGGCTTTGGCATATCTACACTCTGGAGCATCTCAACCCATTTTCCACCGAGATGTAAAATCGTCTAAtattcttttgaatgagagattcTCTCCTAAAGTTGCAGATTTTGGAATTTCTCGTCTCATCTCCACTTCCAATAACACACATGTCACCACTAATATAATAGGCACAACGGGTTACTTAGATCCCGAGTACTTCCAAACGTACCAACTCACCGACAAAAGTGATGTATACAGTTTCGGTGTAGTGCTGGTTGAGCTTTTAACATCTTTGAAGCCCATCTCTGTAGAAAGGGGCAGCGAGGAGATGAGTTTGTCCAGTCTTTTTCTATCCAGACTCAACCATAATCGCCTCACAGAAATCTTAGATAGAAAATTTTTAGAGGAGGAAAACGTGCAACAGATGGAAGATATGGAAAGGATAGCGAGAGAATGCCTTCATCTTAAAAGAAGGAAGAGACCGTCGATGAAAGAGGTGGTGGAGGAACTTGTTTGGATAAGAGGTGGCGCAAGAAAGAAGATATTCCATGACAGGGTGAAGTGTGACAATGCAATATTTGAGGAGAGAAGCATTTCCAGAGAAGCACCACAAAGGTCATATGAATTCAGGAGTTACACCTTTCCATCTACAACTGGGAGTACGTTGGAGGAACCATTCGCTGAACAAGTTCAAATGCCGATCCTGACTAAATAG